The Hyalangium gracile genome has a segment encoding these proteins:
- a CDS encoding sulfate/molybdate ABC transporter ATP-binding protein — protein sequence MSVIVERLTKRFTTGGTPAVSDVSFRAPAGAITTLLGPSGAGKSTLLRLIAGLEFPDEGSIQIDGVDCTSLPVQKRGIGVVFQSYALFKHMTVRENIAFGLSVRRLPRAESEARVDEMLKLVQLEELGQRYPGQLSGGQRQRVAFARALAIRPKLLLLDEPFGALDTRVRVELREWLHELHVQTGVTTLLVTHDQEEALEISQHVVVMEEGRVAQAGSPADIYDRPATPFVASFVGGTSILKGHVREGRAELGSLIVAAPESAQEGQAVRAFVRPHDIKLAKKPHGNTVNGVNGTHGANGVSTGRVERLKPVGGHVKVLLKLPTGDTVTVEVPRNEFDQLGVVEGDSVHADVRTARVFVGDFSI from the coding sequence ATGAGCGTCATCGTCGAGAGACTGACCAAGCGCTTCACCACCGGGGGCACTCCGGCTGTCTCGGACGTGTCCTTCCGGGCGCCAGCGGGCGCCATCACCACGCTGCTGGGCCCGTCGGGCGCCGGCAAGTCCACGCTCCTGCGGCTCATTGCCGGGCTGGAGTTCCCGGACGAAGGCAGCATCCAGATCGACGGGGTGGACTGCACGAGCCTGCCCGTGCAGAAGCGCGGCATCGGCGTGGTGTTCCAGAGCTACGCGCTCTTCAAGCACATGACGGTGCGGGAGAACATCGCCTTCGGGCTGAGCGTCCGTCGGCTCCCGCGCGCGGAGTCCGAGGCGCGCGTGGACGAGATGCTCAAGCTGGTGCAGCTCGAGGAGCTGGGGCAGCGCTACCCGGGCCAGCTCTCGGGCGGACAGCGGCAGCGCGTGGCGTTCGCGCGAGCCCTGGCCATCCGTCCGAAGCTGCTCCTGCTGGACGAGCCCTTCGGAGCGCTGGACACGCGCGTCCGCGTGGAGCTGCGCGAGTGGCTGCATGAGCTCCACGTACAGACCGGTGTGACGACGCTGCTGGTGACGCACGACCAGGAAGAGGCGCTGGAGATCTCCCAGCACGTGGTCGTCATGGAGGAAGGCCGCGTGGCCCAGGCCGGCTCGCCCGCGGACATCTACGACCGGCCCGCCACGCCGTTCGTCGCCTCCTTCGTCGGCGGCACGAGCATCCTGAAGGGCCACGTCCGCGAGGGCCGGGCCGAGCTGGGCTCGCTCATCGTCGCCGCGCCCGAGAGCGCGCAAGAGGGCCAGGCCGTGCGCGCGTTCGTCCGGCCGCACGACATCAAGCTGGCGAAGAAGCCGCACGGCAACACCGTGAATGGCGTCAACGGCACCCACGGAGCCAATGGGGTCTCCACGGGCCGTGTGGAGCGGCTCAAGCCCGTGGGCGGACACGTGAAGGTCCTGCTCAAGCTGCCCACGGGAGACACCGTGACGGTGGAGGTGCCACGCAACGAGTTCGATCAGCTCGGCGTGGTGGAGGGAGACTCCGTGCACGCGGACGTGCGCACCGCCCGCGTCTTCGTGGGAGACTTCTCCATCTGA
- a CDS encoding carbohydrate-binding protein — protein MRRHLFIALMVLATGFVGCTSSPEEEETPDGGTGADAGGQDGPDGGLHTGPGDGGTDGGVPPCEAFGRFGAPTNTFTLPAPNSGGELYIPDVQARFPSVDWSTLDRLYVQAGNYTLINLGNLPTRTADRPLIITNKGGQVLIRPRAGSTQGYIWSMGGGRNWVLTGRYDPVSGTGHEDFPGHRCGAYATSRNRYGFLSDDIFLNGGHMGLGIGDASHFEVEFVEITRSGFAALRINRAGSGGTVPPLEGIKLHDLYIHDTASEGIYVGSTQAPPTPLGAQLKVYNNRFVRTGTEALQVQNLGEGAEIHHNVFAFGAIDWRAAFQTYQDNNSQAQVRGGDIRFHHNVFLGGAGALLNFFAGPEAGDAPLNVRFTDNYFADTLSLGLYFGGTSGAGSSYLWERNAFRGLDFGYSSVYPTATDPGVVFRLAGTITSPVTLKDNRWEGPRKLVQGLNGGSGSAGVVTATGNVNGTVPVLQFVNTGLPAGTTTRQLEMWTDRATLAPNTPEVTYPAGALVMHDGQLYRARSTNTNKVPPENPALWELLPLPVDDFRTERGSEWAQRGVGLLDPAP, from the coding sequence ATGCGCAGACACCTGTTCATCGCCTTGATGGTCCTCGCCACCGGCTTCGTGGGTTGCACCTCGTCTCCCGAGGAAGAGGAGACACCGGACGGAGGCACCGGCGCGGACGCGGGTGGACAGGATGGGCCAGATGGGGGCCTCCACACGGGCCCCGGAGATGGAGGCACGGATGGCGGAGTGCCTCCCTGCGAGGCCTTCGGGCGCTTCGGGGCGCCGACGAACACGTTCACGCTGCCTGCGCCGAACAGCGGCGGCGAGCTCTACATCCCGGACGTGCAGGCGCGCTTCCCCTCGGTGGACTGGAGCACGCTGGATCGGCTCTACGTCCAGGCGGGGAACTACACGCTCATCAACCTGGGCAACCTGCCGACGCGCACGGCGGACCGGCCGCTGATCATCACCAACAAGGGCGGGCAGGTGCTGATCCGGCCTCGGGCGGGAAGCACGCAGGGCTACATCTGGTCGATGGGGGGCGGCAGGAACTGGGTCCTCACGGGCCGGTACGATCCTGTCTCGGGCACTGGCCACGAGGACTTCCCGGGCCACCGGTGCGGCGCCTACGCGACGTCGCGCAACCGCTATGGCTTCCTGAGCGATGACATATTCCTGAACGGCGGGCACATGGGCCTGGGGATCGGCGATGCCAGCCACTTCGAAGTGGAGTTCGTGGAGATCACCCGCTCGGGCTTCGCGGCGCTGCGCATCAACCGGGCTGGCAGTGGAGGAACGGTGCCGCCGCTCGAGGGCATCAAGCTGCACGATCTCTACATCCACGACACGGCCAGCGAGGGCATCTACGTCGGCTCGACGCAGGCCCCGCCGACGCCGCTTGGGGCCCAGCTGAAGGTCTACAACAACCGGTTCGTGCGCACCGGCACCGAGGCGCTCCAGGTGCAGAACCTGGGAGAGGGCGCGGAGATCCACCACAACGTCTTCGCCTTCGGCGCGATCGACTGGCGTGCGGCCTTCCAGACCTACCAGGACAACAACTCGCAGGCGCAGGTGCGGGGCGGGGACATCCGCTTCCACCACAACGTCTTCCTGGGCGGGGCGGGCGCGCTGCTGAACTTCTTCGCCGGCCCGGAGGCAGGGGACGCGCCGCTGAACGTGCGGTTCACCGACAACTACTTCGCGGACACGCTGAGCCTGGGGCTCTACTTTGGCGGCACGTCCGGTGCGGGCTCCAGCTACCTCTGGGAGCGCAACGCGTTCCGCGGGCTCGACTTCGGCTACTCGAGCGTCTACCCGACCGCGACGGATCCGGGTGTCGTCTTCAGGCTCGCGGGCACGATCACCTCTCCCGTCACGTTGAAGGACAACCGGTGGGAGGGCCCGCGCAAGCTCGTCCAGGGGCTCAACGGAGGGAGTGGCAGCGCGGGAGTGGTAACCGCGACCGGCAACGTGAACGGCACCGTCCCGGTGCTGCAGTTCGTCAACACAGGGCTGCCCGCGGGAACCACCACGCGACAGCTCGAGATGTGGACGGACCGCGCCACCCTGGCCCCGAACACTCCGGAGGTGACGTACCCGGCGGGCGCGCTGGTGATGCACGACGGGCAGCTCTACCGGGCGCGCTCCACCAACACCAACAAGGTGCCGCCGGAGAATCCAGCCCTCTGGGAGCTCCTGCCTCTGCCGGTCGATGACTTCCGCACGGAGCGCGGCAGCGAGTGGGCCCAGCGAGGGGTCGGCCTGCTGGACCCCGCGCCCTGA